In Haloarcula salinisoli, one genomic interval encodes:
- the cobT gene encoding nicotinate mononucleotide-dependent phosphoribosyltransferase CobT: MTRSPEATRFVLVAGTTETARREGISAAGADADLLSTTPAADAELLTYGRPVRTETVPVSPSGCPTPALVTRAVRELLDVELTVVDGGLAEPTAAPTVSVGAGVGRDIGEQDPVPTAYGAFEAARQFGRKLPTNELWLAETIPGGTTTALGVLRALGEEAMVSSSLPENPIERKEQAVREGLEASSMEPGDAAGEPKRAVRRMGDPVLATLAGLTTGAVETDTAVTLAGGTQQLAVGALVRHTGYEGRLGLATTSYVADDRTVDLRSSATDLDLDLTVTDPGFDASDHVAMERFVAGEAKEGVGMGGALTMADRAGIPMADVRERFAAVYDDLLGEHAADTTPNAGGASR, from the coding sequence ATGACACGGTCCCCGGAGGCGACACGGTTCGTCCTGGTCGCCGGGACGACGGAGACGGCGCGACGAGAGGGTATCAGCGCCGCTGGCGCGGACGCTGACCTGCTGTCGACGACGCCCGCGGCGGACGCGGAACTGCTCACGTACGGACGGCCGGTCCGGACCGAGACGGTCCCAGTGAGTCCGAGCGGCTGTCCGACGCCGGCGCTGGTGACGCGGGCAGTGCGAGAGCTCCTGGACGTCGAGTTGACAGTCGTCGACGGCGGGCTTGCCGAACCCACGGCCGCACCCACGGTCTCGGTCGGTGCCGGCGTCGGCCGGGACATCGGTGAGCAGGACCCGGTACCGACGGCGTACGGGGCGTTCGAGGCGGCCCGGCAGTTCGGCCGCAAGCTCCCGACGAACGAACTGTGGCTGGCCGAGACGATTCCGGGCGGGACGACGACCGCCCTCGGCGTTTTGCGGGCGCTTGGCGAGGAGGCGATGGTCTCCTCGTCGTTGCCCGAGAACCCAATCGAACGAAAGGAGCAGGCCGTCCGCGAGGGGCTCGAAGCGAGTTCGATGGAGCCGGGCGACGCCGCGGGTGAACCCAAGCGAGCAGTGCGGCGGATGGGTGACCCGGTGCTCGCGACGCTCGCCGGACTCACCACCGGGGCCGTCGAGACCGACACCGCAGTGACACTGGCCGGCGGCACACAGCAACTCGCCGTTGGGGCCCTGGTCCGCCACACCGGCTACGAGGGGCGGCTCGGACTGGCGACGACGAGCTACGTCGCCGACGACCGGACGGTGGACCTCCGATCCAGTGCCACAGACCTCGACCTCGACCTGACCGTCACCGACCCCGGCTTCGACGCGAGCGACCACGTCGCCATGGAGCGGTTCGTCGCCGGCGAAGCCAAGGAGGGCGTCGGCATGGGCGGGGCGCTGACGATGGCCGACCGGGCCGGGATACCGATGGCCGACGTCCGCGAGCGCTTCGCGGCGGTGTACGACGACCTGCTGGGTGAGCACGCGGCCGACACGACGCCGAACGCCGGCGGTGCGTCCCGATGA
- the pyrB gene encoding aspartate carbamoyltransferase: MRHDHIISAKQLSRADIEAVLDHAADIAADPGAYADRHADTLLGLLFFEPSTRTKMSFTTAMKRLGGDIVDMGSVESSSVKKGESLADTVRVVEGYADALVLRHPMEGSSKMASEFVDVPLVNAGDGAGQHPTQTLLDLYTIRENAGFDDLTIGIMGDLKYGRTVHSLAHALTNVDAHQHFISPESLQLPRSVRYDLHQEGAEVREHTELDEVLPELDVLYVTRIQRERFPDESEYRAVAGQYQIDSETLEAAKDDLTVMHPLPRVDEIAHDIDDTDYATYFEQAHNGVPVRMALLDMLLEANE; the protein is encoded by the coding sequence ATGCGGCACGACCACATCATCAGCGCCAAACAGCTGTCGCGGGCCGACATCGAGGCGGTGCTCGACCACGCGGCCGACATCGCGGCGGACCCGGGAGCCTACGCCGACCGGCACGCCGACACGCTGCTGGGGCTGCTCTTTTTCGAACCCAGCACGCGCACGAAGATGAGCTTCACGACGGCGATGAAGCGCCTGGGCGGGGACATCGTCGACATGGGGTCGGTGGAGTCCTCCAGCGTGAAGAAGGGTGAGTCCCTGGCCGATACGGTACGCGTCGTCGAGGGCTATGCCGACGCGCTGGTCCTGCGCCACCCGATGGAGGGGTCGTCGAAGATGGCCAGCGAGTTCGTCGACGTCCCGCTGGTCAACGCCGGCGACGGCGCCGGGCAGCACCCGACCCAGACGCTGCTTGACCTCTACACGATACGGGAGAACGCCGGCTTCGACGACCTGACTATCGGTATCATGGGCGACCTGAAGTACGGTCGCACGGTCCACTCGCTGGCCCACGCGCTGACGAACGTCGACGCCCACCAGCACTTCATCAGCCCCGAGTCCCTGCAGCTGCCCCGCTCCGTTCGGTACGACCTCCACCAGGAGGGTGCCGAAGTGCGCGAACACACCGAGCTGGACGAAGTCCTCCCGGAACTCGACGTGCTCTATGTCACCCGAATCCAGCGCGAGCGGTTCCCCGACGAGAGCGAGTACCGGGCTGTCGCCGGGCAGTACCAGATAGACAGCGAGACTCTCGAGGCCGCCAAGGACGACCTGACCGTGATGCATCCGCTGCCCCGCGTCGACGAGATCGCCCACGACATCGACGACACCGACTATGCGACCTATTTCGAACAGGCCCACAACGGCGTCCCCGTCAGGATGGCGCTGCTCGATATGCTTCTGGAGGCAAACGAATGA
- a CDS encoding MogA/MoaB family molybdenum cofactor biosynthesis protein — translation MSDHEDHDHGDGSHGDDNHDDHHAHDEDAVSIAVVTVSSSRTLEEDPGGDVIEAALTDAGHDVTDRLLATDDRVAIAHAVTGALEAGADVVVTTGGTGLTADDVTVDATRPLFDREIPGFGELFRYVSFEEVGPMAMASRATAGVVADRLVFCLPGSENAARTGSEQLVAPAVGHLLGLVRR, via the coding sequence ATGAGCGACCACGAGGATCACGACCACGGAGACGGCTCGCACGGGGACGACAACCACGACGACCACCACGCACACGACGAAGACGCGGTCTCGATTGCCGTCGTCACCGTCTCCTCCTCGCGCACACTGGAGGAGGACCCCGGCGGTGACGTCATCGAGGCGGCACTGACCGATGCCGGTCACGACGTAACCGACCGATTGCTCGCCACCGACGACCGGGTCGCCATCGCCCACGCGGTGACGGGCGCCCTCGAGGCAGGCGCCGACGTGGTGGTGACGACCGGCGGCACCGGGCTGACGGCCGACGACGTGACCGTCGACGCCACCCGTCCGCTGTTCGACCGCGAGATTCCCGGCTTCGGGGAGCTGTTCCGCTACGTCTCCTTCGAGGAAGTCGGCCCGATGGCGATGGCTTCGCGGGCCACTGCCGGCGTCGTCGCCGACCGGCTGGTCTTCTGTCTGCCCGGCAGCGAGAACGCGGCCCGCACCGGGAGCGAGCAGCTGGTCGCCCCCGCTGTGGGTCACCTGCTTGGACTCGTCAGGCGGTGA
- the dacZ gene encoding diadenylate cyclase DacZ produces MTELRDLVDRLVADIDAVFLFSPSSSDYETLREVDGTVVVVGPENTVDADEFVQLPIDFTDLEGRIRFGIEGAMEQELIEEGDEVACVSDFMNGTANAVARIQTNEFSPSGVYDLFVNSRAEPGVVRDVFEVAVELGKKGQKGKPVGALFVVGDAGKVMNKSRPLSYNPFEKSHVHVGDPIVNVMLKEFSRLDGAFVISDAGKIVSAYRYLEPSAEGVDIPKGLGARHMAGGAITRDTNATAIVLSESDGLVRAFKGGELVLEIDPEEY; encoded by the coding sequence ATGACCGAGTTGCGCGACCTGGTCGATAGACTGGTCGCAGATATCGACGCCGTCTTTCTTTTCTCGCCGAGTTCGAGTGACTACGAGACGCTCAGAGAGGTAGACGGCACCGTAGTCGTGGTCGGGCCGGAGAACACCGTCGACGCCGACGAGTTCGTGCAACTCCCCATCGATTTTACTGACCTCGAGGGACGCATCCGCTTTGGCATCGAGGGCGCGATGGAGCAGGAACTCATCGAAGAGGGCGACGAAGTGGCCTGCGTGAGCGACTTCATGAACGGGACGGCAAACGCCGTCGCCCGCATCCAGACCAACGAGTTCTCGCCGTCGGGCGTCTATGACCTCTTTGTCAACTCGCGGGCCGAACCCGGCGTCGTCAGAGACGTCTTCGAGGTGGCCGTCGAACTCGGGAAGAAAGGCCAGAAGGGCAAGCCAGTCGGCGCCCTCTTCGTCGTCGGCGACGCCGGCAAGGTGATGAACAAGTCACGGCCGCTCTCGTACAACCCCTTCGAGAAGTCCCACGTCCACGTCGGCGACCCCATCGTCAACGTGATGCTCAAGGAGTTCTCCCGGCTCGACGGCGCCTTCGTCATCTCCGACGCCGGGAAGATAGTGTCGGCCTACCGCTATCTCGAACCCTCCGCCGAGGGCGTGGACATCCCGAAGGGCCTTGGCGCCCGCCACATGGCCGGCGGGGCCATCACTCGCGACACGAACGCGACGGCAATCGTCCTCTCGGAGAGCGACGGGCTGGTCCGGGCGTTCAAAGGTGGGGAGCTCGTTCTGGAGATCGACCCAGAGGAGTACTAA
- the pyrI gene encoding aspartate carbamoyltransferase regulatory subunit yields the protein MTDDDQQLRVSKIRNGTVIDHITGGQALNVLAILGIDGTSGDSVSVAMNMPSDRLGKKDIVKVEGKELSQNEVDVLSLIAPAASINIVRDFEVVEKARVERPSMVEGVLECPNHNCISTEDEPVKSRFAVVDDGVRCEYCETIIRDNLPAHILAE from the coding sequence ATGACCGACGACGACCAGCAACTCCGCGTCTCGAAGATACGCAACGGCACCGTCATCGACCATATCACGGGCGGCCAGGCGCTGAACGTGCTGGCCATTCTGGGCATCGACGGCACCAGCGGCGACTCCGTCTCCGTCGCGATGAACATGCCCTCCGACCGGCTGGGGAAGAAAGACATCGTGAAAGTCGAGGGCAAGGAGCTCTCCCAGAACGAGGTCGACGTCCTCTCGCTTATCGCGCCCGCAGCTTCCATCAACATCGTCCGGGACTTCGAGGTCGTCGAGAAGGCCCGTGTCGAGCGCCCTTCGATGGTCGAGGGCGTCCTGGAATGTCCCAACCACAACTGCATCTCGACGGAGGACGAACCGGTCAAGTCCCGTTTTGCCGTCGTCGACGACGGCGTCCGCTGTGAGTACTGCGAGACGATTATCCGGGACAACCTGCCGGCCCACATCCTCGCGGAGTGA
- the mobA gene encoding molybdenum cofactor guanylyltransferase, producing the protein MNTTGVVVAGGRSTRFGDREKALAELDGRPMLAHVVATLGAVSDGVVVNCRPDQRTAFADALAGLDVDLAWALDEQPDEGPLSGLATALAAVDTDRAVVLGCDMPLAEAEALSGLRSRLESSDAVVPRTEGGPEPLHAVYRVEPTLRAARATLADGERSLRSLLDRLDVTDVEGAVPARSLTSVDTEARLWELEPVE; encoded by the coding sequence ATGAACACCACCGGCGTCGTCGTGGCGGGCGGCCGCTCGACCCGCTTCGGGGACCGGGAGAAGGCCCTGGCCGAACTCGACGGCCGACCGATGCTCGCCCACGTCGTCGCGACCCTCGGTGCGGTGAGCGACGGCGTCGTCGTGAACTGCCGGCCGGACCAGCGGACCGCCTTCGCCGACGCGCTGGCGGGACTCGACGTGGACCTCGCGTGGGCGCTCGACGAGCAGCCAGACGAGGGACCGCTGTCCGGGCTGGCGACCGCGCTCGCCGCCGTGGACACCGACCGTGCGGTCGTGCTGGGCTGTGATATGCCGCTGGCCGAGGCCGAGGCACTGTCGGGGCTACGGAGCCGACTGGAAAGCAGCGACGCAGTCGTTCCCCGAACGGAGGGCGGCCCGGAACCCCTGCACGCAGTGTACCGGGTCGAACCGACACTGCGGGCGGCGCGGGCGACACTGGCCGACGGCGAGCGGAGCCTCCGGTCGCTGCTCGACCGCCTCGACGTGACCGACGTCGAGGGCGCTGTTCCGGCGCGCTCGCTCACAAGCGTCGATACCGAGGCGCGCCTGTGGGAGCTAGAGCCCGTTGAGTAG
- a CDS encoding acyltransferase: MSDATEPDAEPEQRHDRLHRVATPGPRNSLFPWPDGKGRLRIMINYVVILVCRVSPSLPLKNWLLRRLGVTVGEGVAWGLESTPDVFWPELITVKDDAIVGYDATLLCHEFLQEEYRTGEVVVGERAMIGAGAIVLPGVEIGPDAQVAANSLVVADVPAGETVAGVPAEPLGGGDSGESGERVD; the protein is encoded by the coding sequence GTGAGCGACGCGACAGAGCCAGACGCCGAGCCGGAGCAGAGACACGACCGACTCCATCGCGTCGCGACCCCTGGCCCGCGCAACTCGTTGTTCCCGTGGCCGGACGGGAAAGGCCGGCTGCGAATAATGATCAACTACGTCGTCATCCTGGTCTGTCGGGTCTCGCCGAGTTTACCGCTCAAGAACTGGCTCCTGCGTCGTCTCGGTGTCACCGTCGGCGAGGGGGTCGCCTGGGGGCTCGAATCCACGCCGGACGTGTTCTGGCCGGAACTCATCACCGTGAAAGACGACGCTATCGTCGGCTACGACGCGACCCTGCTCTGTCACGAGTTCCTGCAAGAGGAGTACCGGACCGGCGAGGTCGTCGTCGGCGAGCGGGCGATGATAGGCGCGGGCGCTATCGTCCTGCCGGGGGTCGAGATTGGTCCCGACGCCCAGGTCGCGGCGAACTCGCTGGTCGTCGCAGACGTGCCGGCCGGCGAGACAGTCGCCGGCGTTCCGGCCGAGCCGCTGGGCGGCGGTGACAGTGGCGAGAGCGGGGAGCGAGTCGACTGA
- a CDS encoding mechanosensitive ion channel domain-containing protein has protein sequence MQSIQDWPDLIRTLFSPQGTFVVSLVVLGIGLLAGFLVWRASRQFMEELGVPETVEGTPFERTARSLGTSTVGIVSNLAALFVYIISITVALNIAQLVQPEAYWTRFTAFLPNLFIAVFAIIIGLIAGDKAKLVVSERLRSVKLPEAGIVPEIVKYSIFYLAILIALGQLGVATLALLILLAAYAFGLVFLTGLALKDLLAAAAAGLYLLLTEPYSIGDEVVIGDQRGVVQEVDMFVTRVEADGKEHIIPNQQVMKEGIVRVRE, from the coding sequence ATGCAGTCGATTCAGGACTGGCCCGACCTCATCCGGACGCTGTTCTCACCGCAGGGGACCTTCGTCGTCTCGCTCGTCGTCCTGGGTATCGGCCTGCTGGCCGGCTTTCTCGTCTGGCGGGCCTCCCGTCAGTTCATGGAGGAACTCGGCGTCCCGGAGACCGTCGAGGGGACCCCCTTCGAGCGGACCGCCCGCAGCCTGGGCACCTCGACGGTCGGCATCGTCTCGAATCTGGCCGCGCTGTTCGTCTACATCATCTCCATCACCGTCGCCCTGAACATCGCCCAGCTCGTCCAGCCAGAGGCCTACTGGACCCGCTTTACCGCCTTCCTCCCGAACCTCTTTATCGCCGTCTTCGCCATCATCATCGGCCTCATCGCCGGTGACAAAGCGAAGCTGGTCGTCTCCGAGCGCCTCCGCAGCGTCAAGCTCCCTGAGGCGGGCATCGTCCCCGAAATCGTCAAGTACAGCATCTTCTATCTCGCTATCCTCATCGCACTCGGCCAGCTGGGCGTCGCGACGCTGGCGCTGCTCATCCTGCTTGCCGCCTACGCCTTCGGGCTGGTCTTTCTCACCGGGCTGGCGCTGAAGGACCTGCTGGCGGCTGCCGCCGCCGGGCTCTATCTGTTACTCACCGAACCTTACAGCATCGGCGACGAGGTCGTCATCGGCGACCAGCGCGGCGTCGTCCAGGAAGTGGATATGTTCGTCACCCGCGTCGAGGCCGACGGGAAAGAGCACATTATCCCGAACCAGCAGGTGATGAAAGAGGGTATCGTCCGCGTGCGAGAGTAG
- a CDS encoding thioredoxin domain-containing protein, which yields MSDSTPPTERNRLDEAESPYLRQHADNPVNWQPWDEQALAAAKERDVPIFLSIGYAACHWCHVMEEESFEDEAVAEMLNEHFVPVKVDREERPDLDSVYMSICQQVTGGGGWPLSAWLTPDGKPFYVGTYFPPEEKHGRPGFSQLLDRLANSWSDPEQRSEMENRAQQWTDAIESDLEDVGEPGDPDENIIGTAATIAHRGADRDHGGWGSGGPKFPQTGRIHALLRAHADGEAPSGGGLSGPQGGGGEPSDDYLTVVEQTLNAMADRGLYDHVGGGFHRYSTDMQWAVPHFEKMLYDNAEIPRAFLAGYQAIGNERYASVVRETFEFVQRELQHEEGGFFSTLDAVSRPPGSEPKADTEEGAFYVWTPEQVHEAVADEQAADIFCEYFGVSEKGNFEGATVLGVRKPVDVLAEEYELSEAELTEKLQGALNEAFEAREERPRPARDEKILAGWNGLMISTLAEGAVVLDDAYADVAADALGFVREHLWDESEKRLSRRYKDGDVAIDGYLEDYAFLGRGAFDLYQATGEVEYLAFALELADAIVEAFWDSEEGTLYFTPTGGESLVARPQELTDQSTPSSTGVAASLLLELDHFREGDRLGEVAERVLRSHADRTSANPLQHASLTLATDTYEQGSLELTLVCDPADPPSEWTETLAERYVPRRLLAWRPDDDGAFQSWLETIDLDEAPPIWAGRDAADGEPTVYACRDFACSPPQHDLGAALDWGEN from the coding sequence ATGAGCGACAGCACGCCCCCCACCGAGCGGAACCGACTCGACGAGGCCGAGAGCCCCTATCTGCGCCAGCACGCGGACAACCCCGTCAACTGGCAGCCCTGGGACGAGCAGGCCCTAGCGGCCGCGAAAGAACGTGACGTCCCCATCTTCCTCTCTATCGGCTACGCCGCCTGTCACTGGTGTCACGTCATGGAGGAGGAGAGCTTCGAGGACGAGGCCGTCGCGGAGATGCTGAACGAGCACTTCGTCCCCGTCAAGGTCGACCGGGAGGAGCGGCCAGACCTCGATTCGGTCTACATGAGCATCTGTCAGCAGGTGACCGGCGGCGGCGGGTGGCCCCTCTCCGCGTGGCTCACGCCCGACGGGAAACCGTTCTACGTGGGGACGTACTTCCCACCCGAAGAGAAACACGGTCGCCCCGGCTTTTCACAGCTTCTGGACCGGCTCGCAAACTCCTGGTCTGACCCTGAACAACGCAGCGAGATGGAGAACCGCGCCCAGCAGTGGACCGACGCCATCGAGAGCGACCTCGAAGACGTCGGCGAGCCCGGCGACCCCGACGAGAACATCATCGGGACGGCGGCGACCATCGCCCACCGCGGTGCGGACCGCGACCACGGCGGCTGGGGGTCGGGCGGCCCGAAGTTCCCCCAGACCGGCCGTATCCACGCCTTGCTTCGTGCTCACGCGGACGGCGAGGCGCCGAGCGGCGGCGGGCTCTCCGGACCACAGGGTGGCGGTGGGGAGCCCAGCGACGACTACCTGACCGTCGTCGAACAGACGCTCAACGCGATGGCCGACCGTGGCCTGTACGACCACGTCGGCGGCGGCTTCCACCGCTACTCGACGGATATGCAGTGGGCGGTGCCCCACTTCGAGAAGATGCTGTACGACAACGCCGAGATTCCGCGGGCCTTCCTCGCGGGGTATCAGGCCATCGGCAACGAGCGGTACGCCTCCGTGGTCCGGGAGACGTTCGAGTTCGTCCAGCGGGAACTCCAGCACGAGGAGGGTGGCTTCTTCAGCACGCTCGATGCAGTGAGTCGACCGCCAGGAAGTGAGCCCAAGGCCGACACTGAAGAGGGTGCCTTCTACGTCTGGACGCCCGAACAGGTCCACGAAGCCGTCGCGGACGAGCAGGCGGCGGATATCTTCTGTGAGTACTTCGGTGTCAGCGAGAAGGGGAACTTCGAGGGTGCGACGGTCCTGGGTGTTCGCAAGCCCGTGGACGTGCTGGCCGAAGAGTACGAACTGAGCGAGGCCGAGTTGACCGAGAAACTGCAGGGGGCGCTCAACGAGGCCTTCGAGGCCCGCGAGGAGCGCCCCCGGCCCGCCCGCGACGAGAAGATACTGGCCGGCTGGAACGGGTTGATGATATCCACCCTCGCCGAGGGCGCCGTGGTGCTCGACGACGCCTACGCCGACGTGGCCGCCGACGCCCTGGGCTTCGTCCGCGAGCACCTCTGGGACGAGTCCGAGAAACGGCTCTCACGTCGCTACAAGGACGGCGACGTTGCCATCGACGGCTATCTCGAGGACTACGCGTTCCTCGGCCGTGGCGCCTTCGACCTGTATCAGGCCACCGGCGAGGTCGAGTATCTGGCGTTCGCGCTGGAGCTGGCCGACGCTATCGTCGAGGCGTTCTGGGACAGCGAGGAGGGGACGCTGTATTTCACCCCGACCGGCGGCGAGTCGCTCGTCGCCCGCCCGCAGGAACTGACCGACCAGTCCACGCCCTCCAGTACGGGTGTGGCCGCCTCGCTCCTGCTGGAACTCGACCACTTCCGAGAGGGTGACCGCCTGGGTGAAGTCGCCGAACGGGTCCTCCGGAGCCACGCCGACCGCACCTCGGCGAACCCGCTCCAGCACGCCTCGCTCACCCTCGCGACGGACACCTACGAGCAGGGGTCGCTCGAACTGACGCTCGTCTGTGACCCGGCCGACCCGCCCAGCGAGTGGACCGAGACGCTCGCCGAGCGGTACGTCCCGCGCCGGCTGCTGGCCTGGCGGCCCGACGACGACGGCGCGTTCCAGTCCTGGCTCGAAACCATAGACCTTGACGAGGCACCGCCAATCTGGGCCGGCCGTGACGCCGCCGACGGCGAACCGACGGTGTACGCCTGCCGGGACTTCGCCTGTTCGCCGCCCCAGCACGACCTCGGGGCGGCGCTGGACTGGGGCGAGAACTAG
- a CDS encoding cobyrinic acid a,c-diamide synthase, translated as MKGVVLGGTASGVGKTVAAMATMRALEAAGYDPQPAKAGPDFIDPSHHTAVAGKPSRSLDPWLAGEEGTRRTYWRGEGDVCVVEGMMGLYDGTKVSTARVAEVLDLPVVLVVDAKAGMQSVGATALGFREYAAHSGVDIDVAGVVAQRAHGGRHADGIREALPDDIAYLGRVPPTSDLEIPDRHLGLEMGTESPVDEGALDEAAETIDADAIAALAREPPAADPERPLETGRWADAERTLAVASDAAFCFRYPSLRERFDGAVAPFSPLAGDPVPDADAVYLPGGYPELHAETLSDSATLDDLAARAADGLPVYGECGGLMALSESLTTVEGRSYEMAGVLPATVEMRERYQALDHVELRARRDSPVAPAGSRRRGHEFHYSAATVDGDATFAFDVERGDGIDGDHDGLTEYATVGTYCHAHPASGAFDDLLAD; from the coding sequence ATGAAGGGGGTCGTGCTGGGCGGGACCGCCTCGGGCGTCGGCAAGACCGTGGCAGCGATGGCGACCATGCGGGCCCTGGAGGCAGCGGGCTACGACCCCCAGCCAGCGAAGGCGGGGCCGGACTTCATCGACCCGAGCCACCACACCGCCGTCGCGGGCAAACCATCGCGGTCGCTGGACCCCTGGCTGGCCGGCGAAGAGGGCACCCGGCGGACCTACTGGCGGGGCGAGGGCGACGTCTGCGTCGTCGAGGGGATGATGGGCCTGTACGACGGGACGAAGGTGTCGACGGCCCGCGTCGCCGAGGTGCTCGACCTCCCGGTCGTCCTGGTGGTCGACGCCAAAGCGGGGATGCAAAGCGTCGGCGCGACGGCGCTCGGGTTCAGGGAGTACGCCGCCCATTCCGGCGTCGATATCGACGTCGCCGGCGTCGTCGCACAGCGCGCTCACGGGGGGCGCCACGCCGACGGTATCCGCGAGGCGCTACCCGACGATATCGCGTATCTCGGACGCGTCCCGCCCACGTCGGACCTGGAGATTCCCGACCGGCATCTCGGCCTGGAGATGGGCACCGAGTCGCCGGTCGACGAAGGTGCGCTCGACGAAGCGGCCGAGACCATCGACGCCGATGCCATCGCCGCCCTCGCCCGCGAGCCGCCAGCGGCGGACCCCGAACGCCCGCTCGAAACCGGTCGCTGGGCCGACGCCGAACGGACGCTCGCCGTCGCCAGTGACGCCGCGTTCTGTTTCCGGTATCCGAGCCTGCGGGAGCGCTTCGACGGCGCCGTTGCCCCGTTCTCACCACTGGCCGGCGACCCGGTGCCCGACGCCGACGCCGTCTACCTCCCCGGCGGCTACCCGGAACTGCACGCCGAGACGCTTTCGGACTCCGCGACGCTCGACGACCTCGCGGCCAGGGCGGCAGATGGACTACCTGTCTACGGGGAGTGTGGCGGGCTGATGGCCCTGTCGGAGTCACTGACAACCGTCGAGGGCCGTAGTTATGAAATGGCCGGCGTCCTCCCGGCGACCGTCGAGATGCGCGAGCGCTACCAGGCGCTGGACCACGTGGAACTGCGCGCTCGCCGCGACTCGCCGGTCGCACCCGCGGGGAGCCGTCGGCGGGGCCACGAGTTCCACTACTCCGCCGCGACCGTCGATGGTGACGCCACCTTCGCGTTCGACGTCGAGCGCGGCGACGGCATCGACGGCGACCACGACGGGCTGACCGAATACGCCACGGTCGGGACCTACTGTCACGCCCACCCGGCCAGTGGCGCCTTCGACGACCTGCTGGCCGACTGA
- the purD gene encoding phosphoribosylamine--glycine ligase: MTETVLLVGGGGREHAVARALADSDADLYACAGNRNPGIVELAEGFETLETTNPQAVTEYAESVDATLAVVGPEAPLAAGVADALDEAGVYAFGPQAEEARIETDKAFQRRFMAEHDIPGCPDFETFDDMEAACDYIDEYDGDLAVKPAGLTGGKGVRVIGDQCTAAEAKEYLRDSDYDRVVLEERLVGEEFTVQAFVANGQLRVTPAVQDHKRAYEGDEGPNTGGMGSYSDASLELPFMTEDDYDAAVDVLRATVDALDGYKGVLYGQFMLTETGPRVVEFNARFGDPEAMNTLPVLNTDFLDVLVAAREERSIPQLSFQPKATVCKYAVPDGYPTDPEAGAKVTIDAENAGDALLFYASVDDREDGIYTTTSRSYAVVGIADSITEAEEIAEGALQRAGTEGLRVRHDIGKPDLVQQRIDHMDEIRD, encoded by the coding sequence ATGACAGAGACAGTGCTGCTCGTGGGTGGCGGCGGCCGCGAACACGCCGTCGCACGTGCACTCGCAGACTCCGACGCCGACCTCTACGCCTGTGCGGGCAACCGAAACCCGGGTATCGTCGAACTGGCCGAAGGGTTCGAGACCCTGGAGACGACCAACCCCCAGGCGGTTACCGAGTACGCCGAATCGGTCGACGCCACGCTCGCCGTCGTCGGTCCGGAGGCACCCCTCGCCGCCGGCGTCGCCGACGCGCTCGACGAGGCCGGCGTCTACGCCTTCGGTCCGCAGGCCGAGGAGGCCCGCATCGAGACGGACAAGGCCTTCCAGCGTCGGTTCATGGCCGAACACGACATCCCCGGCTGTCCGGACTTCGAGACGTTCGACGATATGGAGGCCGCCTGTGACTACATCGACGAGTACGACGGCGACCTCGCCGTCAAACCCGCCGGCCTGACCGGCGGCAAAGGGGTCCGTGTCATCGGCGACCAGTGCACCGCCGCGGAGGCCAAGGAGTACCTCCGTGACTCGGACTACGACCGCGTCGTCCTCGAAGAGCGACTGGTCGGCGAGGAGTTCACGGTTCAGGCCTTCGTCGCGAACGGCCAGCTTCGCGTGACGCCGGCCGTCCAGGACCACAAGCGCGCCTACGAGGGCGACGAAGGGCCAAACACCGGCGGGATGGGGAGCTACTCCGACGCCAGCCTGGAGCTGCCCTTTATGACCGAAGACGACTACGACGCTGCCGTCGACGTGCTGCGAGCCACCGTCGATGCCCTGGACGGCTACAAGGGCGTGCTGTACGGCCAGTTCATGCTGACCGAGACCGGCCCCCGCGTCGTGGAGTTCAACGCCCGCTTCGGTGACCCCGAGGCGATGAACACCCTCCCCGTGCTCAACACGGACTTCCTCGACGTGCTCGTCGCCGCCCGCGAGGAGCGCTCGATTCCACAGTTGTCCTTCCAGCCCAAAGCCACGGTCTGTAAGTACGCCGTCCCCGACGGCTACCCGACCGACCCCGAGGCTGGCGCGAAGGTCACCATCGACGCCGAGAACGCCGGCGACGCCCTGCTGTTCTACGCCTCCGTCGACGACCGCGAGGACGGCATCTACACGACGACCTCACGGTCCTACGCCGTCGTGGGCATCGCCGACTCGATTACGGAGGCCGAGGAAATCGCCGAGGGCGCCCTCCAGCGAGCGGGAACCGAGGGCCTGCGTGTGCGCCACGACATCGGCAAACCCGACCTCGTCCAGCAGCGCATCGACCACATGGACGAGATCCGGGACTAG